In one Macrobrachium rosenbergii isolate ZJJX-2024 chromosome 53, ASM4041242v1, whole genome shotgun sequence genomic region, the following are encoded:
- the LOC136834190 gene encoding uncharacterized protein, with translation MYRSSEMRENEWKNRAFRKVFWNNKKTGNSHELIHLDVPLRLTFYWDPLLALLPSYIASWMAGNSSKPTYLITAGTTLHFMQVTQLVYFAEGIEASSRLLFNHLKEISPLLEEFSKTTQIVFKLQDHLKVVSENEFMNRRLVDRGNQISYELLPRSSNLTVWSSTVPLSDIYWEECRRRGSRVRHAPIWKCWNTRHLGFIMIDQFLDMFLNGVCCRFDNKGS, from the exons ATGTATCGCAGTTCTGAAATGAGGGAG AATGAATGGAAGAATCGTGCTTTCCGCAAGGTCTTTTGGAATAATAAGAAAACAGGAAACTCCCACGAACTCATTCACTTGGACGTCCCACTGAGGCTCACGTTCTACTGGGATCCTCTGCTGGCTCTGTTGCCCTCATACATAGCTTCCTGGATGGCTGGGAATTCGAGTAAGCCTACTTATTTAATCACTG caGGCACAACATTGCATTTCATGCAAGTTACACAGCTCGTCTACTTCGCCGAAGGCATTGAGGCTTCTTCGAGGCTGCTCTTCAACCACCTGAAGGAAATCTCTCCTCTGCTGGAAGAGTTTTCAAAGACCACACAAATTGTCTTCAAGCTGCAGGACCATTTGAAG GTCGTCAGCGAGAACGAGTTCATGAACCGAAGGCTTGTCGACCGTGGCAACCAAATCTCCTACGAGCTGTTACCGAGGTCGTCCAATCTCACAGTATGGAGTAGCACCGTCCCTCTGTCGGACATCTATTGGGAGGAGTGCCGCAGGAGAGGTTCCAGGGTCCGCCACGCTCCGATCTGGAAGTGCTGGAACACAAGGCACCTGGGATTCATCATGATAGATCAGTTCCTCGACATGTTTTTGAACGGCGTTTGCTGCCGTTTCGATAATAAAGGGTCTTAG